From one Takifugu rubripes chromosome 14, fTakRub1.2, whole genome shotgun sequence genomic stretch:
- the LOC101074748 gene encoding protocadherin alpha-13-like: protein MEQSARLASTERWKCVAYVVILAAFWSVAAAQIRYSISEEVKEGTLVGNIAKDLGIDKASLKEREYRIVGGSAEPLFRVNKEDGILYVNRKVDREEICERSNACIINLKTVLENPLEIHYVAIEVLDVNDHPPTFPEKEKRLEIFESTLPGARFQLQAARDPDGGQFTVQQYRLTPNDHFRLEVKDRGEDRKMPFLILQKALDREAIKEHRLMLTAVDGGRPAKSGTMEIIIRVLDVNDNSPVFTKDVYTASLNENSPPGTLVIRVNATDLDEGANGDIIYSFGQELDTRVKNKFDINPRTGDITVAGVIDFEENKMYEIDVQASDKGAVTFSTDRTVMIKVTDVNDNTPEIEITSFSKSVPEDARIGTTVALISVSDRDSGPNGKVSCFIREDVPFTLSPSLQDNMFAVVTKSHLDREATPLYEITVVAKDSGEPSLSSEKKLNVVVSDVNDNSPQFSMRPYTFYVPENNDLVLPVFSVTASDHDDSNNAQITYRIHRENTAETAGLFLNINSENGDIFALKSFDFEAQKTFQFQVVASDSGSPSLSSNVTVNVFILDQNDNAPVILYPVSSNGSAEGVEEIPRNMNAGHLVTKVRAYDADIGYNGWLLFSLQQVSDHSLFGLDRYTGQIRTLRSFTETDEAEHKLVILVKDNGNVSLSATATVMVKLVEPKEAFAASDLQSSAKDDEDSHVTFYLIITLGSVSVLFIISIIVLIAMQCSKSPDYTSKYLPETNYDGTLCHSIQYRSGDKRYMLVGPRMSIGSTIVPGSHANTLVLPDRRRNNEERCEQM, encoded by the coding sequence ATGGAACAAAGCGCACGACTGGCGTCCACAGAGCGATGGAAATGCGTCGCCTATGTCGTGATTTTGGCAGCGTTTTGGAGCGTGGCTGCAGCTCAAATAAGGTATTCCATCTCGGAGGAGGTGAAAGAAGGAACTCTAGTTGGGAATATCGCTAAAGATTTGGGGATCGATAAAGCTTCGTTGAAAGAAAGAGAGTATCGCATCGTTGGGGGTTCAGCCGAACCTCTTTTTCGCGTGAATAAGGAGGACGGGATCCTTTACGTCAATAGGAAagtggacagagaggagatcTGTGAACGGAGTAACGCGTGTATTATCAACCTTAAGACGGTCCTGGAAAATCCTCTTGAAATCCATTATGTGGCTATAGAAGTGCTGGACGTAAACGACCATCCACCGACCTTCCCGGAAAAAGAGAAACGGTTGGAAATATTCGAATCAACATTACCGGGAGCACGGTTCCAGCTTCAAGCTGCACGGGACCCAGACGGCGGCCAGTTTACCGTCCAGCAGTACAGATTAACCCCAAACGATCACTTTCGTTTGGAGGTGAAGGACAGGGGGGAAGACCGCAAGATGCCCTTTTTAATACTGCAGAAGGCGTTAGACAGGGAAGCAATAAAGGAGCACAGATTAATGCTGACAgcggtggatggagggagaccCGCGAAGTCTGGAACCATGGAAATTATAATTCGGGTGCTGGATGTGAATGACAATTCACCTGTTTTTACAAAGGACGTGTATACCGCGAGTTTAAATGAAAACTCGCCTCCAGGGACGTTGGTCATCCGGGTTAACGCGACCGATTTAGATGAGGGTGCAAACGGTGACATTATTTACTCATTCGGGCAGGAATTAGACACCcgtgtaaaaaataaatttgaTATCAATCCGAGAACAGGTGATATTACAGTGGCAGGTGTCATTGAttttgaggaaaataaaatgtatgaaATTGATGTTCAGGCTTCAGATAAGGGCGCTGTCACCTTTTCCACGGACAGAACTGTGATGATAAAAGTAACGGATGTAAATGATAATACTCCGGAGATTGAAATTACGTCGTTTTCAAAATCTGTTCCGGAGGATGCGAGAATTGGAACGACGGTGGCTCTGATCAGCGTCAGTGATCGAGACTCGGGTCCGAACGGAAAAGTTTCCTGTTTTATCCGCGAGGACGTTCCTTTCACTTTATCTCCATCCTTGCAAGATAACATGTTTGCTGTTGTGACAAAATCCCACCTAGACAGAGAAGCAACGCCTTTATATGAAATAACAGTTGTGGCGAAAGACAGCGGTGAGCCATCGCTGTCATCTGAAAAGAAACTTAATGTTGTTGTTTCAGACGTGAACGACAACAGCCCGCAGTTTTCGATGCGCCCATATACGTTCTACGTTCCCGAAAACAACGACCTGGTGTTGCCAGTGTTTTCCGTAACAGCATCCGACCACGATGACAGTAATAACGCACAGATTACATATCGTATCCACAGAGAGAACACTGCAGAGACCGCTGGTTTGTTTCTAAATATAAACTCAGAGAATGGAGATATTTTTGCGCTTAAAAGTTTTGACTTTGAAGCCCAGAAAACGTTCCAGTTCCAAGTGGTTGCCTCAGATTCTGGAAGtccgtcactgagcagcaacgtgacagtgaacgtgttcattctggatcagaacgacaacgctccagtcatcctgtatccagtcagctccaacggttctgctgaaggtgtggaggagattccCCGCAATATGAACGCAGGACACTTGGTGACTAAAGTCAGAGCCTATGATGCTGATATAGGATATaacggctggttgttgttctcactgcagcaagttagtgaccacagtctctttggtttggaccgctacacaggacagatcagaacactgcgctcattcacagagacagacgaggctgagcataaactggtcatactggtcaaagacaatggcaacgtttccctgtcagcaacagctactgtgatggtcaaactggtggagcccaaagaggcttttgctgcttctgaccttcAAAGTTCTGCAAAGGACGACGAGGACAGTCACGTGACTTTTTATCTGATCATCACTTTGGGCTCCgtttcagttctcttcatcatcagcatcatcgtcctgattgcaatgcagtgctccaaatctccagactacacttctaaatatctgccagagactaattatgatgggacactgtgccacagcatccagtacagatcaggagacaaacgCTACATGTTAGTCGGACCCAGGATGAGTATAGGATCTACTATAGTACCAGGCAGCCACGCTAATACGCTGGTgctccctgacaggaggagaaacaatgaggag
- the LOC115252312 gene encoding protocadherin alpha-3-like, which produces MEQKRRKPWMARGYSIGCLIVVVLLSAASAQIRYSISEEVNEGTAVGNVAKDLGLDKITLKERKCRIVSSSADVLFQVNQNDGVLYVSRKIDREEVCAQSSSCLVNLKTVLENPLEIHYVEVEVLDINDHSPIFPEDNKILEVSENALLGARFQLKGAQDADSGRFSVQHYKLSQNDHFRLEVKDRGKDGKIPILVVQKSLDRETAGSHSLVLTALDGGKPPKSGEMNILINVLDNNDNAPVFSKDVYSVMLHENSPIGTTVIQVNATDADDGPNGEVVYSFSNSMNQNVLDLFDINEITGEITVKGPIDYEENERYEIEVEASDKASAPLTSEKSVLIKIVDVNDNVPEIEITSFSSFIPEDSRPGTTVAHISVNDLDSGINGKVICTISDDSPFALTPSLKDKMFSLVTKSALDREQRDKYDLTITAKDAGQPSLSSEKTITVVVSDVNDNRPEFSLSPYTFYISEANQPGTSVFSVKAFDRDDNDNAHVSYHILRDGSPENKLTSFLSINSETGDILALKSFDFEAQKTFQFQVVASDSGSPSLSSNVTVNVFILDQNDNAPVILYPVSSNGSAEGVEEIPRNVNAGHLVTKVRAYDADIGYNGWLLFSLQQVSDHSLFGLDRYTGQIRTLRSFTETDEAEHKLVILVKDNGNVSLSATATVMVKLVEPKEAFAASDLQSSAKDDEDSHVTFYLIITLGSVSVLFIVSIIVLIAMQCSKSPDYTSKYLPETNYDGTLCHSIQYRSGDKRYMLVGPRMSIGSTIVPGSHANTLVLPDRRRNNEEVRVIHSAS; this is translated from the coding sequence ATGGAACAAAAACGGAGAAAGCCGTGGATGGCGCGGGGATATTCGATCGGCTGTCTTATTGTGGTTGTCTTGTTGAGCGCGGCTTCGGCGCAAATCAGGTATTCTATCTCTGAGGAAGTCAACGAAGGAACAGCGGTGGGGAATGTGGCAAAAGACCTGGGACTAGATAAGATCACCTTGAAGGAGAGAAAATGTCGCATTGTTTCCAGTAGTGCAGACGTCCTGTTCCAAGTGAACCAGAATGACGGTGTTCTGTATGTGAGCCGGAAGATCGACAGAGAAGAGGTGTGCGCGCAGAGCAGCTCTTGTTTAGTCAATCTGAAAACGGTGCTGGAAAATCCGCTGGAAATACATTACGTTGAAGTCGAAGTGCTGGACATCAATGACCATTCTCCCATCTTTCCAGAGGATAATAAAATTTTGGAGGTATCAGAGAACGCATTGCTTGGTGCGCGATTTCAGCTGAAAGGCGCACAAGACGCAGACAGCGGTCGTTTCTCTGTTCAGCACTATAAACTCAGTCAGAACGATCACTTCCGTTTGGAGGTTAAAGACAGAGGAAAAGATGGTAAAATCCCGATATTAGTGGTCCAAAAATCCTTGGACAGGGAAACTGCAGGAAGTCATTCATTAGTGTTGACGGCTTTGGATGGAGGTAAACCTCCGAAATCCGGTGAGATGAATATTCTAATAAATGTGTTGGACAATAATGATAATGCCCCTGTTTTCTCTAAGGATGTTTATTCTGTGATGCTCCATGAAAATTCTCCAATAGGCACAACAGTCATACAAGTGAATGCAACTGATGCAGATGATGGTCCAAACGGAGAAGTTGTTTATTCATTTAGCAACTCTATGAATCAGAACGTTCTAGATTTGTTTGATATAAATGAAATAACAGGTGAGATTACAGTTAAGGGTCCGATAGATTATGAGGAGAATGAAAGATATGAAATTGAAGTGGAGGCTTCAGATAAAGCTAGTGCTCCACTTACATCAGAGAAAAGCGTTTTGATAAAAATTGTCGATGTTAATGATAATGTACCTGAGATTGAAATTACATCTTTTTCAAGTTTCATTCCTGAAGATTCCCGACCTGGAACTACTGTTGCTCATATTAGTGTGAATGATTTAGATTCAGGAATAAATGGAAAGGTTATTTGCACCATAAGTGATGATTCTCCTTTTGCATTAACACCTTCATTAAAGGACAAAATGTTCTCTTTAGTCACCAAATCAGCTCTGGATAGAGAGCAAagagataaatatgatctaacaATAACTGCCAAAGATGCAGGTCAACCATCGTTatcatctgagaagacaatcaCTGTTGTGGTGTCAGATGTAAATGACAACAGGCCAGAGTTTTCACTGAGTCCTTATACTTTCTATATCAGTGAAGCCAATCAACCAGGTACATCAGTGTTTTCTGTTAAAGCCTTTGATCGTGATGACAACGACAACGCTCATGTTTCCTATCATATTCTCCGAGATGGAAGTCCAGAAAACAAACTGACCTCATTTTTGAGTATCAACTCTGAGACTGGAGATATTTTAGCCCTGAAAAGTTTTGACTTTGAAGCCCAGAAAACGTTCCAGTTCCAAGTTGTTGCCTCAGATTCTGGAAGtccgtcactgagcagcaacgtgacagtgaacgtgttcattctggatcagaacgacaacgctccagtcatcctgtatccagtcagctccaacggttctgctgaaggtgtggaggagattccccgcaatgtgaacgcaggacacttggtgactaaagtcagagcctatgatgctgatataggatataacggctggttgttgttctcactgcagcaagttagtgaccacagtctctttggtttggaccgctacacaggacagatcagaacactgcgctcattcacagagacagacgaggctgagcataaactggtcatactggtcaaagacaatggcaacgtttccctgtcagcaacagctactgtgatggtcaaactggtggagcccaaagaggcttttgctgcttctgaccttcaaagttctgcaaaggatgatgaggacagtcacgtgactttttatctgatcatcactttgggctccgtgtcagttctcttcatcgtcagcatcatcgtcctgattgcaatgcagtgctccaaatctccagactacacttctaaatatctgccagagactaattatgatgggacactgtgccacagcatccagtacagatcaggagacaaacgCTACATGTTAGTTGGACCCAGGATGAGTATAGGATCTACTATAGTACCAGGCAGCCACGCTAATACGCTGGTgctccctgacaggaggagaaacaatgaggaggtaagAGTCATACATTCAGCATCCTAA
- the LOC101074087 gene encoding protocadherin alpha-8-like isoform X11: MEQRGREERMVRHCSVACVVAGLLWSVAAAQTRYSIAEEVNEGTVVGNIAKDLGLDKSTLKDRKYRIVSSNADLLLNVNQNDGVLYVSRKIDREEVCAQSSTCLINLKMVLENPLEIHNIGVEILDVNDNSPSFPEGEKRLDIFESVLPGARFQLKPSRDRDSGHFSVQQYKLSQNDHFRLEVRDKGEDGKIPILVLQKSLDRETAASHSLVLTALDGGKPPKSGQMNILVKVLDVNDNTPVFSKDVYSVTLPENAPLGSAVVQVNATDLDEGQNGEVSYSFGNSVSNNIFQLFGINPSTGEITVKGLIDYEQKDKYEIEIEASDKGLPPLTTEKSVIIKIIDVNDNTPEIEVTSFSSSIPEDSRSGTTVALISVSDLDSGLNGNVVCSIAGDVPFILSPSLQETMYSLVTKSALDREQRDKYDLTITAKDAGQPSLSSEKTITVVVSDVNDNRPEFSLSPYTFYISEANQPGTSVFSVKAFDRDDNDNAHVSYHILRDGSPENKLTSFLSINSETGDILALKSFDFEAQKTFQFQVVASDSGSPSLSSNVTVNVFILDQNDNAPVILYPVSSNGSAEGVEEIPRNVNAGHLVTKVRAYDADIGYNGWLLFSLQQVSDHSLFGLDRYTGQIRTLRSFTETDEAEHKLVILVKDNGNVSLSATATVMVKLVEPKEAFAASDLQSSAKDDEDSHVTFYLIITLGSVSVLFIVSIIVLIAMQCSKSPDYTSKYLPETNYDGTLCHSIQYRSGDKRYMLVGPRMSIGSTIVPGSHANTLVLPDRRRNNEERCEQM, encoded by the coding sequence ATGGAACAAAGGGGACGCGAGGAGCGCATGGTGAGACACTGTTCTGTCGCCTGCGTCGTCGCTGGGCTTTTGTGGAGCGTTGCCGCGGCGCAAACACGATATTCCATCGCTGAAGAGGTAAATGAAGGGACCGTCGTTGGAAATATAGCAAAAGATCTGGGGTTGGATAAAAGCACACTGAAAGATAGAAAGTATCGTATCGTTTCAAGTAACGCGGATCTTCTCCTTAATGTGAATCAAAACGATGGCGTCCTGTATGTGAGCCGGAAGATCGACAGGGAAGAGGTGTGCGCGCAGAGCAGCACCTGCTTGATTAATCTGAAAATGGTGCTCGAAAATCCGCTGGAAATCCATAACATCGGAGTGGAGATTCTGGACGTAAATGACAATTCCCCCAGTTTtccagagggagagaaacgGTTGGACATTTTCGAGTCTGTCCTGCCAGGAGCGCGATTTCAGCTCAAACCTTCACGCGATCGAGACAGCGGTCATTTCTCCGTGCAACAATACAAACTCAGCCAAAACGACCACTTCCGCCTGGAAGTTCGAGATAAAGGAGAAGATGGGAAAATACCCATACTGGTTTTGCAGAAATCGCTGGACAGGGAAACGGCAGCAAGCCACTCCCTGGTGCTGACAGCGCTGGACGGAGGCAAGCCTCCCAAATCCGGTCAAATGAATATTCTTGTGAAGGTGTTAGATGTGAACGATAACACGCCTGTTTTTTCGAAAGACGTTTACTCTGTTACGCTCCCAGAAAATGCTCCTTTGGGAAGCGCTGTAGTGCAAGTGAATGCAACTGACTTAGATGAAGGCCAGAATGGTGAGGTGTCTTACTCATTTGGTAACAGTGTCAGCAATAACATATTTCAGCTGTTTGGTATTAATCCATCAACAGGGGAAATAACTGTGAAAGGTCTCATAGACTATGAGCAGAAAGATAAATATGAAATTGAGATTGAAGCTTCAGATAAAGGTTTACCTCCTCTAACAACAGAGAAAAGTGTTATTATCAAGATAATTGATGTTAATGACAACACACCTGAGATTGAGGTTACATCATTTTCAAGTTCCATCCCTGAAGATTCCAGATCTGGAACCACTGTTGCTCTTATTAGTGTCAGTGACTTAGATTCTGGATTGAATGGAAATGTTGTCTGTTCTATAGCTGGAGATGTTCCATTTATCTTGTCTCCGTCATTACAAGAAACAATGTACTCTTTAGTCACCAAATCAGCTCTGGACAGAGAGCAAagagataaatatgatctaacaATAACTGCCAAAGATGCAGGTCAACCATCGTTatcatctgagaagacaatcaCTGTTGTGGTGTCAGATGTAAATGACAACAGGCCAGAGTTTTCACTGAGTCCTTATACTTTCTATATCAGTGAAGCCAATCAACCAGGTACATCAGTGTTTTCTGTTAAAGCCTTTGATCGTGATGACAACGACAACGCTCATGTTTCCTATCATATTCTCCGAGATGGAAGTCCAGAAAACAAACTGACCTCATTTTTGAGTATCAACTCTGAGACTGGAGATATTTTAGCCCTGAAGAGTTTTGACTTTGAAGCCCAGAAAACGTTCCAGTTCCAAGTTGTTGCCTCAGATTCTGGAAGtccgtcactgagcagcaacgtgacagtgaacgtgttcattctggatcagaacgacaacgctccagtcatcctgtatccagtcagctccaacggttctgctgaaggtgtggaggagattccccgcaatgtgaacgcaggacacttggtgactaaagtcagagcctatgatgctgatataggatataacggctggttgttgttctcactgcagcaagttagtgaccacagtctctttggtttggaccgctacacaggacagatcagaacactgcgctcattcacagagacagacgaggctgagcataaactggtcatactggtcaaagacaatggcaacgtttccctgtcagcaacagctactgtgatggtcaaactggtggagcccaaagaggcttttgctgcttctgaccttcAGAGTTCTGCAAAGGACGATGAGGACAGTCACGTGACTTTTTATCTGATCATCACTTTGGGCTCCGTGTCAGTTCTCTTCATCGTCAGCATCATCGTCCTGATTGCAATGCAGTGCTCCAAATCTCCAGACTACACTTCTAAATATCTGCCAGAGACTAATTATGATGGAACACTGTgccacagcatccagtacagatcaggagacaaacgCTACATGTTAGTTGGACCCAGGATGAGTATAGGATCTACTATAGTACCAGGCAGCCACGCTAATACACTGGTgctccctgacaggaggagaaacaatgaggag
- the LOC101074087 gene encoding protocadherin alpha-3-like isoform X10, whose amino-acid sequence MEQKRRKPWMAQGYSIGCLIVVVLLSAASAQIRYSISEEVNEGTAVGNVAKDLGLDKITLKERKCRIVSSSADVLFQVNQNDGVLYVSRKIDREEVCAQSSSCLVNLKTVLENPLEIHYVEVEVLDINDHSPIFPEDNKILEISENVLPGARFQLKGAQDADSGRFSVQHYKLSQNDHFRLEVKDRGKDGKTPILVVQKSLDRETAGSHSLVLTALDGGKPPKSGEMNILINVLDINDNAPVFSKDVYSVMLHENTLIGTTVIQVNATDADDGPNGEVVYSFSNSMNQNVLDLFDINEITGEITVKGPIDYEENERYEIEVEASDKGFVPLKTEKTVIIDITDVNDNAPEIEVTSFSSFIPEDSRPGTTVAHISVNDLDSGINGKVICTISNDSPFALTPSLKDKMFSLVTKSALDKEQTDKYDLTITAKDAGQPSLSSEKTITVVVSDVNDNRPEFSLSPYTFYISEANQPGTSVFSVKAFDRDDNDNAHVSYHILRDGSPENKLTSFLSINSETGDILALKSFDFEAQKTFQFQVVASDSGSPSLSSNVTVKVFILDQNDNAPVILYPVSSNGSAEGVEEIPRNVNAGHLVTKVRAYDADIGYNGWLLFSLQQVSDHSLFGLDRYTGQIRTLRSFTETDEAEHKLVILVKDNGNVSLSATATVMVKLVEPKEAFAASDLQSSAKDDEDSHVTFYLIITLGSVSVLFIISIIVLIAMQCSKSPDYTSKYLPETNYDGTLCHSIQYRSGDKRYMLVGPRMSIGSTIVPGSHANTLVLPDRRRNNEERCEQM is encoded by the coding sequence ATGGAACAAAAACGGAGAAAGCCGTGGATGGCGCAGGGATATTCGATCGGCTGTCTTATTGTGGTTGTCTTGTTGAGCGCGGCTTCGGCGCAAATCAGGTATTCCATCTCTGAGGAAGTCAACGAAGGAACAGCGGTGGGGAATGTGGCAAAAGACCTGGGACTAGATAAGATCACCTTGAAGGAGAGAAAATGTCGCATTGTTTCCAGTAGCGCGGACGTCCTATTCCAAGTGAACCAGAATGACGGTGTTCTGTATGTGAGCCGGAAGATCGACAGAGAAGAGGTGTGCGCGCAGAGCAGCTCTTGTTTAGTGAATCTGAAAACGGTGCTGGAAAATCCGCTGGAAATACATTACGTTGAAGTCGAAGTGCTGGACATCAATGACCATTCTCCCATCTTTCCAGAGGATAATAAAATATTAGAGATATCAGAAAACGTTCTACCCGGTGCGCGATTTCAGCTGAAAGGCGCACAAGACGCAGACAGCGGTCGTTTCTCTGTTCAGCACTATAAACTCAGTCAGAACGATCACTTCCGTTTGGAGGTTAAAGACAGAGGAAAAGATGGTAAAACCCCGATATTAGTGGTCCAAAAATCCTTGGACAGGGAAACTGCAGGAAGTCATTCATTAGTGTTGACGGCTTTGGATGGAGGTAAACCTCCAAAATCCGGTGAGATGAATATTCTAATAAATGTGTTGGACATTAATGATAATGCCCCTGTTTTCTCTAAGGATGTTTATTCTGTGATGCTGCATGAAAATACTCTAATAGGCACAACAGTCATACAAGTGAATGCAACTGATGCAGATGATGGTCCAAACGGAGAAGTTGTTTATTCATTTAGCAACTCTATGAACCAGAACGTTCTAGATTTGTTTGATATAAATGAAATAACAGGTGAGATTACAGTTAAGGGTCCGATAGATTATGAGGAGAATGAAAGATATGAAATTGAAGTGGAGGCTTCAGATAAAGGTtttgttcctttaaaaacagAGAAGACCGTGATCATAGACATAACTGATGTTAACGATAATGCACCAGAAATTGAGGTGACATCTTTTTCAAGTTTCATTCCTGAAGATTCCCGACCTGGAACTACTGTTGCTCATATTAGTGTGAATGATTTAGATTCAGGAATAAATGGAAAGGTCATTTGCACCATAAGTAATGATTCTCCTTTTGCATTAACACCTTCATTAAAGGACAAAATGTTCTCTTTAGTCACCAAATCAGCTCTGGACAAAGAGCAaacagataaatatgatctaacaATCACTGCCAAAGATGCAGGTCAACCATCGTTatcatctgagaagacaatcaCTGTTGTGGTGTCAGACGTAAATGACAACAGGCCAGAGTTTTCACTGAGTCCTTACACTTTCTATATCAGTGAAGCCAATCAACCAGGTACATCAGTGTTTTCTGTTAAAGCCTTTGATCGTGATGACAACGACAACGCTCATGTTTCCTATCATATTCTCCGAGATGGAAGTCCAGAAAACAAACTGACCTCATTTTTGAGTATCAACTCTGAGACTGGAGATATTTTAGCCCTGAAAAGTTTTGACTTTGAAGCCCAGAAAACGTTCCAGTTCCAAGTTGTTGCCTCAGATTCTGGAAGtccgtcactgagcagcaacgtgacagtgaaggtgttcattctggatcagaacgacaacgctccagtcatcctgtatccagtcagctccaacggttctgctgaaggtgtggaggagattccccgcaatgtgaacgcaggacacttggtgactaaagtcagagcctatgatgctgatataggatataacggctggttgttgttctcactgcagcaagttagtgaccacagtctctttggtttggaccgctacacaggacagatcagaacactgcgctcattcacagagacagacgaggctgagcataaactggtcatactggtcaaagacaatggcaacgtttccctgtcagcaacagctactgtgatggtcaaactggtggagcccaaagaggcttttgctgcttctgaccttcAGAGTTCTGCAAAGGATGATGAGGACAGTCACGTGACTTTTTATCTGATCATCACTTTGGGCTCCGTgtcagttctcttcatcatcagcatcatcgtcctgattgcaatgcagtgctccaaatctccagactacacttctaaatatctgccagagactaattatgatggaacactgtgccacagcatccagtacagatcaggagacaaacgCTACATGTTAGTTGGACCCAGGATGAGTATAGGATCTACTATAGTACCAGGCAGCCACGCTAACACGCTGGTgctccctgacaggaggagaaacaatgaggag